Proteins encoded by one window of Mustelus asterias chromosome 9, sMusAst1.hap1.1, whole genome shotgun sequence:
- the rpl18a gene encoding large ribosomal subunit protein eL20 — translation MKASGTLKEYKVIGRRLPSAKEASPALYRMRIFAPNHIVAKSRFWYFISLMKKLKKSAGEIVYCGLVFEKSPAKVKNFGIWLRYDSRSGTHNMYREYRDLTTAGAVTQCYRDMGARHRARAHSIQIMKVEEIASSKCRRPAVKQFHNSKIKFPLPHRILRQQHKPRFTTKRPNTFF, via the exons ATGAAGGCTTCGGGCACC CTTAAGGAGTACAAGGTGATTGGGCGGCGCCTGCCCTCCGCTAAGGAGGCCAGCCCTGCGCTCTATCGGATGCGCATCTTTGCTCCAAATCATATTGTTGCCAAGTCTCGATTCTGGTACTTCATTTCACTGATGAAGAAACTGAAGAAGTCTGCTGGCGAAATAGTCTATTGTGGACTG GTTTTTGAGAAGTCACCCGCAAAAGTGAAGAACTTTGGTATCTGGCTGCGCTATGACTCTCGAAGTGGAACCCACAATATGTACAGGGAGTACAGGGACCTGACCACTGCTGGTGCTGTCACTCAGTGCT ACCGTGATATGGGAGCTCGCCATCGTGCCCGGGCTCACTCCATTCAGATCATGAAGGTCGAGGAGATTGCATCCAGCAAATGTCGCCGTCCTGCTGTTAAGCAGTTCCAC AACTCCAAGATCAAGTTCCCGCTGCCACACCGAATCTTGCGTCAACAGCACAAGCCACGTTTCACCACCAAGAGACCAAACACTTTCTTCTAA